A region of the Sarcophilus harrisii chromosome 3, mSarHar1.11, whole genome shotgun sequence genome:
CTCTTTTTCCTAAGGAAATCTCTTGTTTTTCCCATTCCTATCCTCAGATACACTTGGCTTTTGTTCATTGAAATCAACATTATGAGGTCTCAGTAGCAGAGACCAGATAGAATTTCCTTACCAGTCTAGGCTACCATTATTTAGACCAGCAATTTGcttctacttcttcttcctcGTTTGTCATTCTGAAGGGAAAACACCCCAGCTTCCCCATTGTGGCTACTTTTGGGAAATCCATCCCATTAAATTTGAGTCTGAGACAGCTGAGCCAGATGCAGCAGTCACTGGGACCGCTCCTCCTTGCTTCCTAGAACTGTGagctccctttccttcttcttccaatGGCTTCCTTAGATCTTTCCTTCTGAACAGACAGACTGACGTTTTCACAGATGTCGGGGCTGGAGGAGGTCCCAGGATGGAGCCTGGATTCCTCCTCCAGTCTTGCTTCTTCAGGAATGCTTCTATGTCTGCTCTTGCTGCCTGTTGTCTGGGGGGGTAAGTAGTGACAGATGCTGAAACTGGATGAGCGAGGTTGTTGAACGCTGGATGATGGGGGGAACCTCAGGACCCGAGGAGGCCCCTGAGCTTCTTCCCAATCTCCCCACACAGAGAAGCTCCAACAAGAAGCAGAATTCAGTCTGAATGTGCCCGAAACAGTGACCGTTCAGGAGCAACTGTGTGCACAAATTCATTGTGACTTCTCCTTCCATGAAAAGAACAAAACCAGAAACAAGATCTTTTTCTCTTGGTTTCGGAAGGCAAAAAACGATACCAACCTAGTGGCCACCAATATTCGCAAACCGAAAGTAtctaaaaattttacaaactgTTTCAAGATTGGGAATTTCTTGAACAATAAATGCTCTCTGATCATCACGAATGTTCAGAAATCTGATGCAGGAAATTACATAATCAgtgtgaagagagaaaaatctaaaCCTGACTTTGAAAAGAAGGTGTTTGTCATTGTGTCAGGTAAGTGACCCAAGGACTGGAGACAGCTGGAGATGcccagaaaaggagggagagagctgGGGAAAGGAAGATGAATATAGGGTTATATTAACCCTTGGGGTATGACTGCCTCCTTCTTTCCTGCTCTAGATCTGCCACAGAAACCAGATATCCAAGTCCCGAAAACCCTGCAATCTGGGGACCAAAAGACCCTGATTTGCAAGATGCCAGGAGTCTGTGGGGATAGTTTGAACACATTTCTCTGGATAGggtcttccctctcctcccagaGTCTTGCCACCAGGATCAGAACCTCTTCAAACCTCTCTTTCATTCCCAAACCCCAGGACCATGGGACCAACATCACTTGTCGAGTAACCTTCAAGAAATTTTATCTGACCTCAGAGAAGACTGTCCAACTCACGGTTATCTTTAAGTTCCAAAGGCAGGAACCCGGAGAAGAGAAGATGGTctcaattttaaaagataaggtcTAAATTTAACCATTCCAGTGTCATTATGTTTCCTTTACAGATCCTCCCGAGACTCCAACCATTCAGGTTCACCAAGAAAATTGGACAGGTAGGGAACAACGCACAAGTGTTGGGAGTCAAGGGAGGAAGGCAATGGGCATattggagagaagaggaagcagGGGATGCAGTGTCTGTTATAAACTATTCTGGGGCTGCTCTCTCCCCAGTCCTAAAGTTTCTGAAAAATGAGTCATATCTGCCAGTCTTGGAGGGGCAGTCCCTGAGTCTGAGATGTACCACTGACAGTTACCCAGCCGTCTCTCTGACTTGGACTAAGGGGAAGCAAATTCTGACCTCCTCTGAGCTTTCGGCGGCTGGGCTTGTGAGCCTGCAACTTCCTCAGGTAGGGCCAGGTGACTCTGGAGAGTACATTTGCCAGACCGAGGGCCCACTGAAATCCAAGAAGGCGTCCTTGGTGATCTCCGTGCAGTGTGAGTGAAAGGGATTGAGAATGGAAATCTTGTTGGGGAGGTGGGGATGGGAATCGGGAAAGGGAGGAGGGCAAGAGTGTCCTACAATAAACTTCCAGCTCTTCCCTCATCTCCAACAGACCCTCCAAAGATGTTCAACTCCTCTTGTTCCTGGACTGAGGAGGGCTTGCTCTGTACTTGCTCTGTCCAAGCTGAGCCAGCCCCCTCCCTGTACTGGTGGTTGGGGGACAACGCCGTCCAGGGAAACAGCAGCAATAACACCTTCCAGACGGTGTCTACTACCTCAGGGGGCTGGACCAACAGCAGCCTGAGCTTGAGGCAAAAGCCAGATCCTGCCTTCAGCCTCCGCTGTGAGGGGAAAAACCGTCATGGGACACAGAGTGTCAGCATCCTGCTTGTTCCAGGTGAGGACTTGGAGGAGTGAAGTGGCCAAGAGCCTTAAGTCCTATAGGGACTAGGGCTGGAAGGCTGGATGCTTGGGTCCCCAGACACCACCTAGCCCTGGATCTCATCTAGAGCCTCCTAATTCATTTCCTTGCACCTAGTCTCTTTCCTGTCCAAACTACAGCTGCCAAATTAATACTCCTAAAGTGCAGGGCTGATCATGTCACCACCTGCTCAAGAAGCACCCAACTGCCTTTAAGGataaagtacatttttttcaACTGGGCTTTTTATGTtgtgcttaattttttaaaattatgaacttCATAAACACCTAAAAAAAAGATGGGGCAGCTAGACagtgcagtgaataaagcactgatcttggagtcaagaggatctgagggTTTATTTTTGCTTGTCTGACcgtctgttctttttctctttctgaaattCTGGAAAAGGCTTTTTTTGTCTCCTCctgattctctttctcctcctcttccccattcTTTTTGGAGAGGGGACATACTATTATCACTAGTccaaaaaactatataaataagcATGGTCtagcaaaaaaaatcatatattcacCACGTCCACATCTGTGCATTGTCCCTCTGAAAAGGGCAGCAACGGTGGCAAGAGTgctaggagtcaggaaaacctgagttcaaatccagcctcagcgtGTGGGCTCCTGGGCAAACCATCTACcctttgtctacctcagtttcctcaattgtacaATGAGGACACTAGTAGCAGTCATTTTCCAGAGTTAGGAGGATAAAGGTGTAAactgctcagcacagtgcctggcacatggtgggCATCGTGTAAGTgctcattcctttccttcctttagagCCTTACTGCATGGgtcaaagttcttaagtcttttgaaGTTCTTTCTCTTTATACTGCTCACAGTAAGTCAACAAACAGTAAGTgcttattaagtgccaggcactaggGTAAGTTCTGGGGAtaacaaagagaggcaaaagataattcctgtTCTCGAGGAGCCCACAGTTTAATGCTGTTGTTGTATAGATtattttactctgtatcagtCCTCACCAGTTTTCCAAGGATCCTCTAAAACcctcatttccttatttcttttggcATAATGACAGTCCACATTCACACACTCTCCCTTCTGGTCTGTGTGGGAGGCCTGAGAAACAATTCCCCCACTAATGTGGGATGGGTCTTCTTGGGCATTTCACAACTTCCTCCTAGTTTCCCTCTCCAGAGTCAGAACACCCCTACTTTCCTCAGTGTGGCTACTTTGTGCCTATTTTTTAGTGTCTAGGTCTGCAAAACTGACCCTGGTACATTAGTCACCAAAAGCTTCCTTCCTCAGTTCCTAGGACTGATAAGTCCTTTAGAGACCCTTTTTTCTTCATATAGTGGCTCTCTTGGATCCCTTTCTTCCTAGACAGGCAGATTCTCATACTCAAAGATGCTGAGACTTCAGGAAGCATGAGGACAGAACCTGGATCTCTCCTCTTAGTCTCACCTTTTCAGAGATGCTGGTTACCTGCTTCTACTAACTTTATTTGGGAGATAGAGGGGATGTAAGTGGGGTAGACAAGAATTGACTGGCagtggaggacctcaggatctaGGGAGGAACCCGAGGTTTTACTTTTCCATAGATCTTCCCAGACTTCCCAGTCTGGATACCCCTGACTCAATGACAGTTCAGGAGGACCTGTAGCTTCTGGTTTCCTGTAtcttctcattggaaaaaaaaatcccaccaatCAGATCCTTTTCTAGAAATGTCACTTCTAATGCCATGTAACCAGTAGTCCTTTCTTTGACTTTATTCACACACTATATTTCTGTTCAgcctataatttgttcagccattgtgTTTTCtcctcctcagtttccaattctttgttggAACAGCAGCTGGaaagatgctacaaatattttttgtgctttagtgatttcccttctttctttgatctctttggagggGTCTAAGCCTAGTAATATTATCACTGGGGCCCAAAGGATGCACCATTTAGTGACTTTTGGAGTACAGTTCTAAATGACCATTTAGAATGTCTAGTCAAATCCAGAGCTCCACCAGCAGTGCATTATTAATATGACTCTCCTCCCATATTCCCTTCAACAATGGTggttttttctgtcatttttgctaatttgatagatttaaagctgactcagaattgttttgatatACAAATGTCAATATtaataatttggaattttaaaatatggctatTCATAAGATTGATTTCATCTATTCTTTCAGAattacctattcatatcctttgaacattctCTATTATGGAAGGACTAATCTTATGTATTTCAATCAGATCCCTCTATATAATTTGGTAACTGCACTGACTTCTGGGATATGCTACATATTTACGTTTCTAGACTTTGCTTGTCTGCACTTCAAAATTTCTACTAAAATCTGGTCTTGTCATGAGGAAAACTTGAAAAACCTCTATCCCATTAAAAGTTTACTTCCCTATCATGTATTATCTTAATTTCTTGCTTATTTACCTGTTTTGGTTAATTGtatctagattttaaaaagacaaattaaggTCTCTAATTGttatgattttgctttttctccCAGTAAATCTGCTTCACCTAACTTTATCGGATAAGTTATTCTTGCTTGTGTGCTTTTCTCATTTGTCCTTTAGAGTACTATATACCAAAATCTGCTCTTATTTATGGTAGAAACTGCCAAGACCTGAGTGATTTTCACTTTAGTTCTTTAGTATCTGGACTTACTGACTATCTgcaatatatttttgttgatcTCTAATTTCTACATTGTGATGATGACATTTCTGGCAATTTTcctcttggagatttttttcaagaagtagtgcatgtattcttttttattttcactgtACTTTGTGGTTCTAATGGATCTAGAAAATTGTGGTTTGTGATTTACTAAAATATAGTATATGAggttattttgtgtgtgtgaggaGGAGTATCCTGTTTTTAGGGaaactgatttttcttaaatgatctctccttgacctgttttccaagtcagttgtttttgtaTTTGCACATATAGTTTGCATTATCTTATcttgcattttttctatttttctaattttcaatttttttatttaaaattacatttttaaaatttaagattttctgatatttctaattgtttcatgaaattattttattctcttctacttttcaggaagtccattaagtactttttcttctcttttcatttctttcctcttgagttcttatttcattttaaaaatctctttcttaTGGAACTCCTGTAAACGTCAAAGACGatccatttttcctctttggtTTATGCTTGtagtttttatgaaattattctcCTCTTTTAAACTGGATTCCTGATATATCTGGGTTCATACTTCATTGTGATCGATATCTTCTGCTTATTCAAAGTTCTAGCTTTGCTTTCTGAATTGATGTTTCATGCCAAGATAGTCTTTGTTCCCTAGTAAAATTTAAACTGAGGTGTTCGACCTCTCGTGGTCCTGAGCAGGGttacttattttcttcctctgaccTCTGCCTTCTAGAGTGTCTCTTCACTCAGTGATTCTTGAGATTTGGTGTTATTCTTCAGGGTTTTTGATCTCCAATGTTTTTAGAGCGGGGGTGTTCTAAGCCTGAATGTTTTCATCAAGGACTGCATGTTCCTGACCAGTCTCTGGGACCCCATGGTCCCACTATGGTGGGGACAATCTGATCTATATTGGCCTAGCTTTTTTATCAGATTCTTTTCTAGTTGGGTATGGGCTTCTGGCTTATGTTTTATTCACTTCTAGGCTGAATGAAATCACTTTTCCCccagtaatttcttttttgacttcttgGTAATTATTATGTGGTCCAGtgctatttttagatttttttgttagGATAGATTATAGCAACCTCAGAATAGACAATCATAtgtttttaaattacattaaataattaaaatctaccttctctctctctcatctcttcccattgaaagagaaagaaaagtcaaacTCTTGTTATAGACATGTATagtctagcaaaaaaaaaaaattcctttattagCTATATCTGGGTGGGGAAATGTCTCAACCTGTTCTCTGAGACAATCACCCCTCTGTCAGAAAATGAGCAGCTGCATGATACATTGTGAGTTCTCTGGAATcaggagccaagatagtggagagcaGACACGTCTCTATCTGAGCtgctctgaccttctctcaaaccaacagcagattaagcctctgaacttgTTTGGAGTGACAGATCCCacaatatttggagtataacacatttccagaagaagatattttggaataacATCAGAACAGGCCTGTCTCAATTGGCTAGGAAGACAGTCTGACAAGCCCACACCTCAGCATAGGGAGCCCCAGGGCAGGAACTGGGGTGTAGACGCTCACTGGGGAATTTTCTATAAGGCTCTTAGGCTACTGTGTTGCAAGCTGGTGGTTTAGCAAGTTTGATgtaaaacaaccaaaaacaaatacaaaaggcaaattgtaagccaTTGAGCCCTGGAAGAACGTGGGACCTGGCCATGATTACCCAGCCCCAGAAGTCAGTTAGAAATACTGGTCCCAGGGGCAAACTAAAGCAACTGTCACCCCTTTGTCTTAAGAGTAGATCTCAACccttaaaaataagcaaaaaagcaaaaagaactctggccatagacaacttttatgaagagagagaacagacctcaaaccctgaggttcttaaaggcaaatcaactccagatgaagccccaaagggagatatgtgctggtccccatttcacatggctttcttggaagagttcaaaaaggatctttaaaaagagttagaagaaaaatgaagaaaggaaatgagatttttgcaagagagtatagaaaaggaaaaaagattatttgaagaaaacttcttaaaaatagatatgatggAATGGGAAAACCacataactccctacaaaatagctatgaaaaagaaaccaattcatggaaaaatagaattgtgaaatggaaaaaaaattcaatgaatgaGTACTCTACTCATTAAactgaattctaaattctttcccacATATTTGACTGAGTTGTCATCTTAGTCAGATATCTGCTACTTGGTTTTAACAGCTATTCACAATGTGactccattcttcctttcctatttaaCATTCTATTTAAACTATCCCACTTGCTAAAACACCACATTCCATTTCCTATGTTGAGCCTTTGGCCAGGCTGATCCCCATTCCTcttctcctcatctccatctcttagAAATCTCACCTCAGGTATTATTTCTTACATGATGCCTTTCTTGATCCCCATTTCCCCACATCCCATCCTGCTAATAATTCTTTCCATCATCTCCCCTGCatacacaaaagggaaaaaatttcttatctttactttgcaaacatttttactttattatttatacaAGAATATGTTGCTTCCACTCATAGAATGTAAGGCAGGATTGATGCCTACAGAGTATCAAacgtttatttattgattaattcattcCCAATCCCTTCTGTGTTCAGACAGAACTACTCCAGACACTGGAATGAACATAAAAACATTCGCCCTGGGAATTTCCTGTGGAGCTTTTGTCATTGGCTTCTTATCTTTTTGCCTCCTTATTTTGTGAGTATTGGGGCTGGAGAGGGATGGGAGTATTGAGTATTTGTAACTCCGGGGTCTGCAGCTCCGAGTTGTCAAGAGTTCTCTGGAATGAATCATATACTTCTGGATGGCCATGATCTTGGGTTTCTGCCCCCATGAAAGATTATATGACTAACGTGACTTCACTGGTCAATCCATAGTTTAAGTAGTCGTTGctaacttttttgtgtcatggattctCTTGGCAGTCTTGGGAAGATCcttcttataataatatttttaaatgcataaaattgcaaaggaaaacaattgtATTTCAAATAAagatatcaaaaattttttttaaatttatatacccATGAAATGGGTCCATAGactcccaggttaagaactcccaGTCTAAAGAAATGCATGACAACACCATCACTTATCTCTTGTGAATGCTTTCCAAGGCCAATTATTGTCACCCTCTTCCCTAAGGGTCATCTCCTTGAGGTTATGTCCATCAAGCAGAAGCTTTGAACCCTTGAAACGGGTAACACAAAGGATTAGGAGATAGTTCAGTCACATCAAAATGATGACAATTAATGTAAAGTTTTACATGAGTCCAAAAAAGTCAGTTGTAGCAGTCCAGCATGAGAAAGGTGAAACTAGGCAGCAATTTGTGTTGGAAAAAAACTAATGAGATTTTTAAGGGGGGCTAAacttattaaaacttaaaagtatgaCATGATTATGAGAAAAGCCAAAGGACTTTTGGCTTAATCCCCTTGCCTTCAACCCTGGTCATCCCATGATGGAGTACTGTATTCTGTTTTGGTTGCCTCATTTCAAGACTAGATGGCTAGTCTATGTCTAGAAAAGATAATCAGGATGATGATAGACTTGGAAAGCAAGAAATCACCAGGAAATAACGTTgaacaataaataaaagacagGGAGCCCATGTTAACTGTCTTAAAATATCTGAAGGCTGTTGTG
Encoded here:
- the LOC105750163 gene encoding sialic acid-binding Ig-like lectin 12, which gives rise to MCNSSIRISTIIRCLVSWLTGVLSQKPPKIEVYSPVTVREGMCVTIPCKIRFSPFFWSLTASWFREGADTARDKPVATNRNQDVQEDTQGRFTFRQHPMIQDCSLSITDARKADSGKYFLEVTIGESQKYTYTDLKVYVDVTALTLKPDIDVPQILKCGHPMTLKCTFPKVCRMGTPPIFSWRGAALSSQNLDQEVTSFSEISLTPMPRDHGSNLTCRATFPKVNVSTERTIQLNLSYTPKNLNIHVEWGNKTGIIRDLWGGHPLLFRTDRLTFSQMSGLEEVPGWSLDSSSSLASSGMLLCLLLLPVVWGEKLQQEAEFSLNVPETVTVQEQLCAQIHCDFSFHEKNKTRNKIFFSWFRKAKNDTNLVATNIRKPKVSKNFTNCFKIGNFLNNKCSLIITNVQKSDAGNYIISVKREKSKPDFEKKVFVIVSDPPETPTIQVHQENWTVLKFLKNESYLPVLEGQSLSLRCTTDSYPAVSLTWTKGKQILTSSELSAAGLVSLQLPQVGPGDSGEYICQTEGPLKSKKASLVISVQYPPKMFNSSCSWTEEGLLCTCSVQAEPAPSLYWWLGDNAVQGNSSNNTFQTVSTTSGGWTNSSLSLRQKPDPAFSLRCEGKNRHGTQSVSILLVPDRTTPDTGMNIKTFALGISCGAFVIGFLSFCLLILLKIHKRKSTAMRTKASETEVNVGDKHLPSEAIPLNPDRILRSKQALRPVSHRTTSSTSQEEPELHYACLSFQNLKTPNPQKSAYTGTEYAEIKF